In Tenrec ecaudatus isolate mTenEca1 chromosome 9, mTenEca1.hap1, whole genome shotgun sequence, the DNA window gtgaaaaatgaataaataaaaaatgaaaacgaATAAATATCATAGCTATTGTAAATGCAAAAGGTAGTGagcttttaaaacaaacaagaaacaataCTATCCACTCTCTACCAAATTACTATTGTCTCCAAACAGTGGCAATCTCTTAATGTTTCTGACAACAGAGTTTTGCCTCAGCTCAGCAGTGAATTAAGAGATAAACCTGACATGTGTGTCCCTTACCCAGTACACATAACAGAACTTATCTGGAACACAGCTAGGAGTGGGCAAATGACTGAGCTGGACACACAGAAAATGACGGTCAAAGTCATGGGCCCATTAATACAATACACTTGGCAAGCCTTTAGTTCAGAGCTTCTTCCCACATGTCGCAATACCAGATATACATTTCCATATGTTCATGAGATAATTATGTTACAAAATAGTACTGAGTAGATTCCAATGTTATATGGGGGGAAATATGTGTGTTTACAAAACAGAGAGAATTATCCCAAATTTTAACACTGTTTCTGTGGTAGGATTACATATGACCGTGTTTTCTTTAAGCCGTGGTGGAGCTGTGAcgtaagcattggcctgctaacctcatggttgtcagttcaaatccaccaccagtCTGTAGGagaatgaagctctctgctcccattaagatccatagcatcgctatgagttggaatgagcatgtacacgggtacaaataagagctggaaacacagggaatccaggacagataaatccctcaggacccatAATGTGAGTAGCCATCCCAAGAGGCTAAGGGGGAaagtgggaggagagagggggaaccaatcacaatgatctgttacatatagccccctcccagggggacggacaatagagaggtgggtgaagggagagatcggTCAgggtaagacaagaaaaaatatcaataatttaaagattatcaaggcttcatgagggatggagggaaggaaaaaagtgaggagccaaggacttgagtagaaagaaaatgttttgaaaatgatgactggaacaaatgtaaaaatgtgcttgacacaatggatgtatgtatggaatgtgataaaacgtgtatgagcccccaataaaaagaatttttcagaattctGTTAAAACTTGCTTTTAAATTTCAGGACTCTAAAATTTATAATTTGAACTCCTTTGAAACAAGAGAGACTGTTTTGAAATAAAATCTGTTTAATCTCCCACAATGTCAAATGACTCTCTGTAGAAACATAGAGCCACAGCACAGCCTGGGCCAAATTccattctttttaatatgttcaGGGAAAGTTAGCACCATTTTGCTCACAACATCACAAATCTACTTTGAGAAACTGAAGAACATTATCTCTATTGGACTGATCTCTACAATGTCAAAACAAATTTCTGAAAACTTAAAAAAGTTCTCCTCTTAGCTAATAAATCTTAGAATGACATATGAAAATTATTATCTTTCTAAATACATTCTGAAGTctagaaaacaaacaagaacGCCTATGGTCTTTCTGTAAGCAGTGAAGAATGCTCCTACACCTAATGTGGAGAAAGCAAACTCTTTTTGAGGCGGTTATGCCCATCTTTAGGGGTCCTCACTAAACACTCCCTCTTGTTCCAGGAACTCCcccagagacaccccccccccgcccgtatGTTCTCCAGAACAGCTCCCCTTTCTTTCATTCCCTTCTCTCTGAAAGTTTTCCTAACTAAAATTACTACAGATTTGGAAGAAATTGTATGAGAAATACACAGCTAGACAGACGACCATAGACTCAGAAATCAGGGAGATCTTCTAATTCATCTTGCTGAACCTCTTTAAAATCCAGATAAGGAGAAATTGTTTACATCCACCATCCTCCAAGCGACTCGAAAGGTTTCgccctttctgattttaaaaatgcaGTAGTCTAAAGCATACAGGGATAGCTTATCTATCAGGAACTTTCTTTGGAATCTGAAGAACTTGTACTTGGAATGTCCTTAGGACTCCCTCAGAGTGTTTGTGAAAGACAGGAATTGCCTCATTCCTGTATTGTGTTTTAGTGTTAGATACAGTTAGTGATCTGGCTGGGAAGTAGaagaaaaacctttggaaaaacaGCCAGGCAAAAAAAATGAACTACCAGATAACTACTTACATTTCTCTGAATGCTCACAAACCTTCAGGTACTCCCGAGAATGGCTGGAAGAAGGGAGGGTCTAGGGGCCCTTACCCATCTCAATTTTTAGGTTATCAAAATTAAATACCAGAAACTTTGACACATAAAGTAAGTTAAAAGGGAAAAAGATGCATTTTGCACATACTTTTCATGAATTTTCAAGACCCGGTGAACTATAGGAATCTCTCTTCcttctatcctaaaaacaacaattTCTCCCACTCTTATGGGCTCTTCCACGCGATTTGTCAGAAACAGGAGATCTCCTCGATGAAATGCCGGCTCCATGCTGCCGCTGCAACGAAGAGGAAGATGTCATTAGACAGCCAGTCTGAGGTCACACTGGCTTTCAAAGTGAAGCtattcaataaaacaaaagtaccaCTTCTGGAGTATGATAATATTGAGTATACGCAATACTTTAATTAACAATTATGCCAACATAAAGGTGCATAATACTCAGTATATGGTCTTCCCAGTTTCCCCAAACTAATGTGCTCTACTAaagatgcccccacccccaccccattagcTTTCACTAACTAGTTCCATCTCAAGCATTACTATTCAAGAGCTTAAAACTTGAAAAGGGCAATGTTACTAATTCCTTAaccttttaaaatttcaaatgacaaagagaatataaaaggaaaGAATGAACTTTAAAGACACTGCCCTTATTCTCAATTCATCTGAAACCAGGACACATATTGAAATGTGAATGAGGTCATCTTCTTCTGCCATTTACAAAGACATAGATCACGATGACCTTACGGGTTCAACCCACCAAGAGGGagaaccctcactgacccagagaaCACTTGTGCTAGCAACTTAGCTTTGTTCTATtgtagaaagaaagaggaaaccaTGGACTAGAACAGAGCAGAGATTTTTCGCCTACAATTTCCAGAAACTGGGAAGGTTtgattccatggacattgatggcAGGAGACTTCCATAGAACGTCTTCTCGCCTCTCACTCTACCCTACACCAAATTCTAGAAATGTCCTAAGATAACTGTACAGGTCAATGAGCCCATTTCAGGGAAGCAGTAACCATCTTATTATTTTCAGATTTCAAACTCCAGTTTTTAGAAGCAAGAAATGGATTCTACCccatcactgagttgattctgactcacagcgactgttCTCTCGGGTCACTGAGActacacatctttacaggagcagcaagtGGCCTCAGTGTTCCctcaaggagtgctggtggtaaaCAGCTGGCCCTACAGTAGCCACGGGAACTTGGGAGGAAATGGGCAGGCAGGCAATAGAATTCAGAACAGGAATAATGACACTGTTTCGAGCTCTCCAGTTGGACGGCACTGGTCCCACTACAAAGGAACGGCTGTGGGTCCCAGTTTTTGCAGCACATTGCAATCACCTAACGAATGACAAAAATGCCAGTGTTCTGTCATACCCAAACCCATTCAAATCAGAATGTTGGAATGGGAAGCAGGCACCAGTGTTTGGTAAAGATTGCAGGTTGTACCAATGCATAGAAAAATTTGGAAATTACTAAGAATGTGGCTTTCACATTCTGAGAAGTTGGGTTTTTGATCCTTGGGTACGGGGCACAAGGTTTCCCTTAAAACCTGGgttaaaggaaaaacaaacaagcctgGATTAGGGTTCCTCGCGACAGACAATGAGGTTCTTTTATCAGAAGATGTTCACACAGAAGACGGGACACATGGTGAGAATGCACAGAAGGTACTGCACAGAATTTTCAAGTTTTTACTTTTATCTCTAAAAAAACCAGTGATACTCTTCGCTCAAATAaaactcttttaaatatatataaataaaacagaaGCAGAGTTGCTCTGATTGGATGATTCATCTCCTTGTAGACTTACTGTAGGCAAAGTGCTATTCTAAATACTTTTTAAGCCATCTTCAGAGTACTACAGAGTAAATACTATTATTAGTCCAACTTTATTGGCAAGAAGAATGAGGCTTGGAGGAGCCTACAGTTATATACAACTACAAAATGATAGAATGAAGAAGGTGTGAACCAAGAAGTCCACCAAAATCCAAAAGTATATAGTATATAGAACAGTCAGATATTTGTTGAATTAATGAGTaaattgaaaaaagaagagatggtAGATTAGGAGATGACTTACCTAAGCTATTATTAGTAACAGAAATTATTAAATACTCATTGAAAACATGGATAAAGGAAAATCAAGGGGGAAATagagacaaggacactcacagaattataattatataaaaatacatgAGACTAAAAAGTTAATAGCAATGACATAAATTATGAATGACTTAGTTTCAAATACTTTATTGTTTCAAGATTTCCTATAATGGAAGtatataaaatttatttaaaaagcggccatctacacatcatcagaacaataaatcatatcattgtgaatgagggggaatgaggagctgagacccaaagcccatctgtaagcaattggacatccccttacggaagggtcaccgggaggagacgagccagtcagggtgcagtatagcaagaatggaacatacaactttcctctagttcctaaatgctccccaccaacccccactatcatgatcccaattctaccttacaaatctggctagaccaggggatgcacacgggtacagataggaactggaaacacagggaatccaggacagatgatcccttcaggaccagtggtgtgagtggtgatactgggaaggtggaagataggtagggtagaaaggagaaactgattataaggatctacatataacctcttccctgggggacggacagcagaaaggtgggtgaaggaagacgtcgtacagtgtaggacatgacaaaataataataataaattatcaagggttcatgagggaaggggaagcgggaaggaaggggggaaaatgaggagctgataccaagggtttaagtggaaagcaaatgttttgagaatgatgagggcaacgaatgtacaaatgtgcttgacacaatggatggatggatggattgtgataagagctgtaatgacccccaataaaatgattttttaaaaaaagcatttttgAAAGGTCATTAGAACAACCCAGGCAAGAAATGATAAGGTTTCAATTTAGAACAACAATAGGGAGGGCAACTATCAAAAAGCTGAATAACCACACCAAACTCATTACCTAAGACTCGATAGGGCAGGGCAGACTGCCCTTGTGGCTTCCAGGCCTGTCACGCTTTCCAAGAGCAGAAGGCCTTgcatttcccccacagagcagctggtggttttgaagtgctcacCTTGCGGTTAGCTCCCCAATGAGTATCCAAGAGTGAAATAAAAACTTTAGCCTTTGAACATGCAGGGTGGGAGATGGGGGATATGTAATCAAGCGCTGCTCTTAGGTTGCTACCACTGGCAGCTGAGCAGCGACAATgacagaagcaggaggaagaacAGGTTTGTGGGAAAAGATATTGTCTTTGTTATGTGGAGTTTCAAGTGCCTGTTCAAGAGCAGATGTAGCTGCCCACTGTACGTAAGGTGAAAATGAGTGTATACTTCAGCTAAGAGAATTGGGTGAAAGAGGAAGATTTAAGAATTCAGATATAAATAGCAATCCAAAGCAAAGTGGTAGGTAAGATTCTACAAAAGTTTGGATGAGAAAGACCACTTaagaaataaactttaaaaaaagaaagaaattagagGACACATTCACAACATTAAATAAATTCGTATTATCAAATTATACTCTACTTTTAATAGAGCAATAAGGATACATTTTATATAATCAGTTCTATAAAtaaaacattaatttttttaactggCTTCAGCTCTATACAGGAAAACATCAGTTGTGAATGTTTCCTGAAACTTCAGATCATGAAATACCCTAACATGAAAGTGACCGTCTTCCCCCGCAAAGGCTTCCACGTCTAAATGTAGCTTCCCAGGTCGCCTGTGACCTTTGAGGTACACTTGGTTCCAAgtaaaaattatattctttgaacTTGCATGAAACCACCCAATCACATAAATAGCTTTTCCAGTAAATTCTCCTTCCAGTCTTGATTGGCTTCTTCTTTTACATGATCTAGTTCCTCTAAATTTCATTTCCTTATTCCAGGTTGGCAATCAGAAAAGTTTAGCATTTAAATAACCCACTTATGCAAAAGCTTTGTACAAATACTCCCTCAAATCCCCAACTGAGAATCATTTTTCAAGCTGTAGCAAAAATCCACTACTTACAGGACCCGCAGTGTTTGGGCAGGTCTTCTAGTCTGAGTCCCTGCTCAGTCCAACATCCCCAGTTAAGAGGGCGGTAGTCTATCCTTTAGTACCTTCAGTGACAGGACCTGAACCGGTGACAACCCTGGAACACTCTCCAAAAGAAGCCTAGAGTATAGCTTCTCCTCCTATTAGTGTTTGAACACTTCATAAATTGTGAACTTCATAAATTTTGAACACTTCTTCGCTGAGTTCAAGACTACTTGGGAACTCAGGACCACATATTATTTGAAGTTGAAAGCTCCTCGGACATTAACTAGGTCTActctttacagatgaagaaactatgGTTCAGGGAGTAAGCAACTTGCCCAAGGGCAGAGTTACAGAGAAAGAACTAGAAACCCATGCCTCTAGAGAAACACAATAACCGCTGGGCCACCTAGTAAAATCCATTCATTTCTTTGATGCTCTAAAAACACAGCTGTACTTAAGTATCAGGAAAACCGCTCAGGTTGAAGAGAGAAAAGAGGAGTTTACTGGAGATCCAGAGGCTCCAAACACCTGTTGGAGCTGGAAGGACATACTCAGTAACGAAGGGGTCATGGTTATCCTTTCAAGAGAAACATattcaggggaacaactagggaagcagaaccagcatctaggagagggtagagatcctgtgagtattagaacAATACCAAGCTCGTggagaggaagcaggaagaggtggaagaagggggaaagtgatggcagggcaggaggaggcaaaaggaaacagagggaagcTCTAGGAAACAATGATACAGATAGGGAGATAAATAGAGGTGTGCATTTAGGCAGATACATTCATtaatccaggggtcctcaaactttttaaacagggggccagttcactgtccctcagacctgttggagggccggactatggttttatgcacactgcacatatcttattttgaagtaaaaaaaaaaaaacgaggcaAAAACATCCGGCGgtccacgggccgtagtttgtgGACGCCTGCTAGTGGGACTGACTTACGTACATATATTCATAAAGCAACACACTGAAGCTACATATGGGTCTTGGGCCTTGGCTtgtaccttccctcaatacaagaatactttgttctaacaaactggcattctgtgatactcacccacCCCAAGCCCCtacacgatcgctgaggacaaaataggtacataagcagatgtggtgaagacagaggatggtgcccggctattaaaagatatagtctctggggtcttaaagtcttgaagttaaacaagcagccatccaacactgaaacaacaagcccacatggaagaagcacagtcagcgcaatcatgaggtgtcgactggGCAACGAGCATCAGAAGGTTCACAAGAGTAAACAAACaagaatgcattggtgagaatggaggtgagaatggagcggagacccaaagctcatctatggacaatggagcatccccccacagaggggaccCAGGGAGAGGTGAGTCAATCAGGCTGCAGTAAagcactaatgggtcatgcaatatacctctgttcccttgaggcctcctcacccctccacccccaccacaacctcagtgctgcctctcaatctagactagacgggagtatgtacataggtacaggcaagagataaaactcacgacacatggaacccaggaacaggaatgggaatagagacaccaaaagggtaggggagaGCTAAGGAGGAAGGGAGACACCGATCGCAAcggatggcacataaccacacacccccacttgggggagaacaacagaaaccagagggaaagggagacagcggtcggtatgagatttgaaaataattaacaatctacaatctatcagggggtcaCGAAGGTTGGAGATGgagaaaagggaggggaaaaggaggagatgatcccaaggactcaaaggaaagtaaatgtctagaaaagaacgatggaatatatgtaggGATGTCAGATATAATTGATACACATggcttgtaaaaagagttgtaagaagcctccaaaatgattaaaaaagagaagaaacacaTTAATGTCTACATAATGTTAATTATTCCATTTAGTTTACATTTATACTCCATTATTTCCAAAAAAGATTTCAGATGGTTTACGAAATTGAgcccaaaataaaatataatgactCAAATAGCCAATGGGTAATTATCCAAATGAATTACTACACTGTATTTTTGAATCACTGAGATATGAGTGCAAGGATTGGGGAGAAAATAGAgtgaaggggggaaaaaatcagTAATACTTATTCCATGAAGAAATGGCATCAGTATCTTTATTATTCCTGAGTCTAGTTTAGAAGTGATATTTAAAGGTcagaatgaaacaaaaacaattaGCTATGCTTCTTTACTGACACGGGGAATATGCTGCAGAAGAACTCTTAATACGCAGAGATGCTACAAAATCTCTTGAACTAATAACTGAATATTAGGCCTGGTGGCTCAAAATGGAAAgttaagaagaaagagaattccaGGAAAACCAAGTACACTAACACTCTTAAAGGGATTCAAATGCAGCATGTGCCAAAAGTAAAGCTCTCATATGACCTTTGTATAGAAAGGTCATGAGTCCTGTGGAGTTCTGAGTGAGAAGTGCCTACCAGGGTGAGAATTTCCTCCCAATCAGGAGAAACATCTAATTTTCTTCCAAGCTCTCCTCTAGGAAAGAGGACTTTCAAAGAGGCTAATGCACCAGTCACTGAAAACATGTTAACAGCTCAGTTTTTCTTCCATGTAAGAATATCATGCAATTGCACACcttgaaaagaaaattttttacCTGAGCACCACTACAATTGGACTTTCACTTCCAGTTATTACCATTAACCCCTTCCAGATCATTAgtgctgaggagacaatcatccCAAAGTTTAGGACTTGATAATACAGCTGTAAGgatacaaaaagagagagagagatcagaccTAATTATTTCCATTCCAGAAAACAAATGAGCGCAGTATCAATTTAACTGTTTCCAGGACAACTATGAGGCCAGCGGAAGTTGAGACCTTCTCTTAACTACT includes these proteins:
- the SEC11A gene encoding signal peptidase complex catalytic subunit SEC11A isoform X2, which gives rise to MIVSSALMIWKGLMVITGSESPIVVVLSGSMEPAFHRGDLLFLTNRVEEPIRVGEIVVFRIEGREIPIVHRVLKIHEKQNGHIKFLTKGDNNAVDDRGLYKQGQHWLEKKDVVGRARGFVPYIGIVTILMNDYPKFKYAVLFLLGLFVLVHRE